GGGACCAAGGCGATTCGGAAAGCAATGTCCAAAACCTCGTCAGTAAAAATTACGGTCAATATTGATTCCGAAACACTTGATGAACTTCGCTCCCTGGCAAATGAAAATGAATACCCTATCAACGACTTTTGAATCAATCGCTCAAAGACGGTCTGAAAAATAAAACCAGCATCGAAAGGCGAGTTGCTGCGGTGGAGAAGCAGGTGAAAAAGCTCAAAACCGAAGTCGCATCGTAGTGTGTGTCATCCATCCATTCTTCTCTTGATGCGTCTCACCAAGTCCATGCTCTCATGCAGGACAGCAACGATTAAATGCGGCTTGTTTTCCCGGATGAGATGAAAGACGTAATGATGCTCGCAGCGAGAAACTTGCAAGACAGGAGAACGATTCAAGAAGGTCCGTGTTATTGCTTTTCCCTGTCCGATCCGTCTGAAATGTGCCGCCAGTTTTCCCTTGTAGCGGTAGGATTGATCGATGCCCCATCGATCAATCGTGTAGTCAAAAACTCCTTCCAGGTCGCTTTCGACTTCTGGGGCCAGTTCGTAATCAGCCATGCTGAGGCTCTATTCCTTTTTCCGCGCACACAGAATCAAAAATCTCATCCACCGTGCGCGAACTCACGCCTTGAGTTTCGGCTTGGCGAATGCGGGCCCGTAAAAACGTTTCCAGTTCTTCCAGGGCTTCTTCCTCGCTCTCTTCCGGTGCATCAAGGGCACTTTTCAGCATGTATTCTTTGAGCGTAACACCTTTCAAAGCGGCCAGGGCCTTGATGCGTTTGTGATCTTCTTCGCTTACATCAATCGAAATGCGGCTCATGGGCGTGACTCCGGTTTATTTTTCATTGTCTTTTTTTTTGCAGAATAACCACAAAAATGCAAGAATGATCAAATGTGGGTCGAAGTAGGATCAGGGGCAAGCCCTCTCGATTAAGCTCGACTTTCGCTTTGTGAAAGCGGGGTGTTTTCGGTCAGACACATCAAAAACAATGAACGATTCCAGCAACATTCGATATTTTGACGATGACGGGAACGAAATGAATCCCGACATTGTTTCAAAACCGTCTCTCTGCGTTTCGTGCGCAAAGGACGGAGATCCGAATGAAGAGATGCTCTGCAATCTCAACCGGTTTGACCAGCAGGGAGAATCGGATTTCAGATGCGGAGCATACGAGCTCGGGAAAAGGAATTGATTTTCGAATCACACGGGACATCGATCGACCATATTGCCCAGTTAAAGGCTGGACAGGCGTGATATTATTAAGCATGATAAAGGACGTTATCATACTTAACAATAACCTGACAGCAGGAACCCAAAATGACCGATGAACTGATCGTCCGGGAAAAATCCATCGAACTCGTCGCCGCATACGGATTCGACCTAGTGCCCGTCCCTGTTGCCGACGCCGGTGAAAAAGCCGCCTACCGCTTTCTGGAATTCTTTGCCGCCAGGATTCGCAACCGCCACACCCGCCGGGCTTATTTCCGCAACGCGGCGCATTTCTTCAGCTGGGCTGAATTCCGCCGCCTCGGACTGGCGGACATCACCTCCATGCACCTCGCTGCATATATCGAGGAAATCAGTCATGAATCGGCCGCTCCGTCGGTCAAACAGACGCTCGCAACCCTCCGGATGCTTTTCGACTGGCTGGTCATCGGTCAGATCGTTCCCGTCAATCCTGCGGCGGCCGTTCGCGGCCCCAAGCATGTTGTCAGGAAAGGAAAAACCCCGGTTCTGACCGAGGAGGAAGCCAAGGAGCTTTTCGAGAGTATTGATGTCTCCAGGTTGCCGGGGCTTCGGGACCGGG
This genomic stretch from Candidatus Manganitrophaceae bacterium harbors:
- a CDS encoding type II toxin-antitoxin system RelE/ParE family toxin, coding for MADYELAPEVESDLEGVFDYTIDRWGIDQSYRYKGKLAAHFRRIGQGKAITRTFLNRSPVLQVSRCEHHYVFHLIRENKPHLIVAVLHESMDLVRRIKRRMDG
- a CDS encoding antitoxin, encoding MSRISIDVSEEDHKRIKALAALKGVTLKEYMLKSALDAPEESEEEALEELETFLRARIRQAETQGVSSRTVDEIFDSVCAEKGIEPQHG